The Streptomyces sp. B3I8 nucleotide sequence GCCCTGCTGGTGGACGCGGTGTCGTACCTCGTCTCGGCCGTGCAGCTGGCGCGGATCGCCCCGCAGGAGGCACCACCCTCGACGGAGCGTGCCCGGTTGCGGACGGCCTGCCGGTTCATCGTCCGCTCCCGGACCCTCCGGGCGGCACTGGCCGCCACCGCCACGGTCAACTTCTTCTGCTTCGTGACCACCACCCTCTTCGTGCTGTACGCCACTACCTCGCTCGGTCTCGGCGCGGGCCTGTTGGGCACGGTGCTGGGCGCCGGGGCCGTCGGCGCGGTGGTGGGCGCCGTTTCGGCGACTCCGCTGACCCGAGGCCTGGGAGTGGGCCGGACCTTCCTGCTCGGCTGCCTGGCGTCCACCGCTCCGCTGCTGCTGATTCCGGCGGCCCACGGGGCCAAACGCACGATGCTGCTGATGCTGGTCGGCGCCCAGTTCGGCTCGGCCATGGGTGTCATCTGGATCGACATCACCGCCGCGACCCTGCTGACCTCGCACGTCCCGGACGCCATGCGCTCCAGCGTGTTCGGCGCCTACCAGGGCGTGAACCTCGGCATGCGGCCGCTCGCCGCCCTGCTCGCCGGTGCCGCCGCCGGGCCGCTCGGGCTGCGGACGACGCTGTGGATCGCCACGGCCGGGGCCCTCACCGCCTGTCTGTGGATCCTGCCCTCACCGCTGTCCCGCAGGACCCCGCCCGACGCCGTCCATGAGTCCTGAGCGGCACAACCGGCAGCGAAAAGTGCCGCCGAGGCTGCCTGTGACAGTGCCGTTCCGGCCGTCGCAGGGCGGTTAGCGTGGCTGTACCGATCGATGATCGCCGTCGCACGTACCGCGCACGCAGCTCGTACGCACCCCGTTTCCCGGACGTCCGCCCGCGTCTGCCCACAACCGTCGAAGCAGGGCGACCGGGACGGCGGACGCACTTCGGCAGACTCCCGGGCCGGCCGAAGTCGCCCCCGTCCCCCGGTCCTCGCCCGTCCGTCACCGCCCCTCATGGAGACTTCCGTGACCTCAGCAGATTCCGGACACTTCCTCGACAAGTTCCTCCGGCAAGTAGCAGCGACCCCCGACCTCCCCGCGGTGGAGTTCGGCGACCGGCACCTGACATACGCCGAACTCGACGCCCGTGCCGCCGCC carries:
- a CDS encoding MFS transporter; the encoded protein is MHPSAPEETVAPAPRPADRSHALSWTPDLLRDTAFRRYWTAQTVSYLGDQVSALTLPLIAVTVVHAGAVQMGCLSAAAWLPHLLFGPYAGLWADRRSHRRRVMIAADLGRFTLLLGLALFYAFGTLTFTVLFAMAFGVGLLSVLFEVCNPPLFKALVPPEHYVSGNSLSSGSRAMAKIVGPSAGGFLVQLLSAPAALLVDAVSYLVSAVQLARIAPQEAPPSTERARLRTACRFIVRSRTLRAALAATATVNFFCFVTTTLFVLYATTSLGLGAGLLGTVLGAGAVGAVVGAVSATPLTRGLGVGRTFLLGCLASTAPLLLIPAAHGAKRTMLLMLVGAQFGSAMGVIWIDITAATLLTSHVPDAMRSSVFGAYQGVNLGMRPLAALLAGAAAGPLGLRTTLWIATAGALTACLWILPSPLSRRTPPDAVHES